The proteins below come from a single Aegilops tauschii subsp. strangulata cultivar AL8/78 chromosome 6, Aet v6.0, whole genome shotgun sequence genomic window:
- the LOC109764102 gene encoding 2-oxoisovalerate dehydrogenase subunit beta 1, mitochondrial, translated as MATRALREVVGRRRAGAAGIGGSRRFSDSAAAAAAAAPAGAVEKGDGGGGKAVNLFTAVNQALHIALDTDPRSYVFGEDVGFGGVFRCTTGLADRFGKQRVFNTPLCEQGIAGFAIGLAAMGNRAIAEIQFADYIFPAFDQIVNEAAKFRYRSGNEFNCGGLTIRSPYGAVGHGGHYHSQSPEAFFCHVPGLKVVIPRSPREAKGLLLASIRDPNPVIFFEPKWLYRLSVEEVPEGDYMLPLSQAEVIRKGSDITLIGWGAQLAVLEQACEDASKDGISCELIDLRTLIPWDKETVEASVSKTGKLLISHEAPITGGFGAEIAASIAERCFQRLEAPVARVCGLDTPFPLVYEPFYMPTKNKILDAIKATVNY; from the exons ATGGCCACGAGAGCTTTGAGGGAGGTGGTGGGGAGGAGGAGGGCCGGAGCGGCGGGGATTGGAGGGAGCAGACGCTTCTCcgacagcgccgccgccgccgccgctgctgctccGGCGGGGGCGGTGGAGAAGGGGGACGGGGGAGGGGGGAAGGCGGTGAACCTCTTCACCGCCGTCAACCAGGCGCTCCACATCGCGCTCGACACCGACCCGCG CTCTTATGTCTTTGGAGAGGATGTGGGTTTTGGGGGCGTCTTTCGCTGCACAACAGGGCTAGCTGATCGATTTGGGAAACAACGAGTATTCAATACACCATTGTGTGAACAG GGTATTGCCGGATTTGCTATTGGCTTAGCAGCAATG GGAAATAGAGCTATTGCCGAAATCCAGTTTGCAGATTATATCTTTCCAGCATTTGATCAG ATCGTCAACGAAGCAGCAAAATTCAGATACCGAAGTGGAAATGAATTTAACTGTGGAG GTTTAACAATTCGATCTCCATATGGTGCTGTTGGACATGGCGGTCACTACCATTCACAGTCACCAGAAGCTTTTTTCTGCCATGTTCCTGGCCTGAAG GTTGTCATACCTCGAAGTCCACGTGAGGCCAAGGGACTGTTGCTGGCCAGCATTCGTGACCCAAACCCAGTCATCTTTTTCGAGCCAAAG TGGCTGTACCGTTTGTCTGTTGAGGAAGTCCCTGAGGGAGACTATATGCTGCCTTTATCTCAGGCAGAA GTAATTCGCAAAGGAAGTGATATAACACTTATTGGTTGGGGAGCTCAACTTGCAGTGCTGGAACAAGCATGTGAAGATGCTTCAAAG GACGGAATTTCTTGCGAGCTCATTGATCTAAGAACGCTAATTCCATGGGACAAGGAAACAGTTGAGGCCTCTGTCAGCAAGACCGGAAAGCTTCTT ATTAGTCATGAGGCCCCGATCACCGGAgggtttggtgcggaaatcgcTGCATCCATTGCTGAGCGCTGCTTCCAGAGG TTAGAAGCCCCTGTCGCGAGGGTCTGCGGCCTCGACACCCCTTTCCCTCTTGTTTATGAACCATTCTACATGCCCACAAAGAACAAG ATCCTGGATGCTATTAAAGCAACTGTAAATTACTGA